TATAAGGAAGGGCCCACAATTGACACAAAGGTATATATTATTGTTTTACATTTAAATTAATCctatcataataataatagcgacattaatatttatttgtaaaatatgATTAGTTAATACTACTGTTATTGAATCGTACTTGTAAAATTGATTACAATTCGTATTTTATTTCCTTCTTCCCCCAATATACTTTGCCTAAATAATCGAGTAGATTTTAATTAAGCATTGTTTATAATTAGCATAAACAGCGATTTAAATGACTTCTTAAAACAGAGGGAAGTATTACCGCAATATTCAGATGATGAGAGGGAAGACCCTATAGAGGAGCAACCTCTCGTGGTCGTATTGAATGCAGGCGATTTAACTGCAGAAGAAGCAGATGCATTcaagaaaaagaaggaaagaggtataaataaaatattctttttatcaCTGAGCAGACAATAATATGTTTAATTCCAGAGGAAGCTAATGAACGGGCAGATTTATCCAAACGAGTTTTATTTAAGAAGAAAAAGGATGCAGCTGAGCCCAATG
This window of the Halictus rubicundus isolate RS-2024b chromosome 9, iyHalRubi1_principal, whole genome shotgun sequence genome carries:
- the LOC143357490 gene encoding uncharacterized protein KIAA1143 homolog, whose translation is MSRKKHNVTYIKPDEPKFLREMKEQAGYKEGPTIDTKREVLPQYSDDEREDPIEEQPLVVVLNAGDLTAEEADAFKKKKEREEANERADLSKRVLFKKKKDAAEPNVADKPEKKKMKKAKREKVVLSFNDNDEDDL